One genomic window of Eleginops maclovinus isolate JMC-PN-2008 ecotype Puerto Natales chromosome 12, JC_Emac_rtc_rv5, whole genome shotgun sequence includes the following:
- the trpm6 gene encoding transient receptor potential cation channel subfamily M member 6 isoform X3, protein MSGKSWIEETFFKRECVKFIPSSRDLHRCIPVCQVCQNLIRCCCGRLMGEHCWRESLPPISLYPGPGQDLVEDWSMEQHTKASPTNAYGTIDFQDTATRVCRAKYVRVAVDSKPDVLLQLMLREWQMERPKLLLTVQGGSENFTLPLKVKQAFSKGLITAAISTGAWILTDGINTGVSKYVGEAVKTFGGHNLRKRNTVGIKPWGVIDNNSDLIGRDVFRPYQPLGNPLSKRACLNGFHSHFLLVDDGTLGKHGCQQGLRRKLEKHIQLQKIHPRLNQGVPVVCVVVEGGPAIVSTVLDYVSNVPPVPVFVFEGSGRAADLLAFLHKQTASDRQLDADIKEDFLVRIGDVFGVEMAEASQLYTLLLQCMDHRQSITIFDSESDDHAAPDAAILTTSLKGTKASPAEQLSMALAWNRADIAQKEVLVYGQHWPVGSLEQAMLDALVMDRVSFVKLLIDNGMTMSRFLTVDRLEELYNTPQGQTDRFLHHLVEDAKQTSLPIGYRLSVIDMGLVIEYLIGDAYRSTYTRKHFRAAYSRLQDKEGRRGSSTSLSKQRRGFPQISTKGRTVQDLHFFRTAQPYKLKEQDVSPGSSREVTANPGLVDAPLLIAFNFNDVFVWAVLHQRQQMALFLWQHSEEALARATVACKLYRSMAFEARHGSMDDNISERFKKYSLEFGQLAVDVLDCAFRQNEQMAMKLLTSEMEAWSHFTCLQMAVSSCHRPFVSHSCTQTLLTDLWTGPLNMRKNSFVKIILTLLLPPAILLLEFKSKAEMCHVPQSHEAMLFGVESVGSAPAHGGTGVTGSQDAEQGLPFHKKCFGPVSETFSSISVNCLYWIKRLYEFYTAPVVKFWFHTMSYLAFLMVFSYVILVKMEDQPSVQEWLVIAYISSTAVEKTREVLMSEPRKLSQKLKIWFSEYWNISDFIAILLFMAGLVLRWHANPYRTAGRISYCLDIIFWFVRVMDLLAVNQHAGPYLTMITKMTRNMFFIVVMMAIVLLSFGVSRKAILSPNEEPSWSLARDIVFQPYWMIYGEVYASEIDPCDDGHPCPPASFLTAFLQAVYMFFQYIIMVNILIAFFNNIYFDMASTSNKLWKYNRYRYIMTYQDRPWLPPPLILLSHMTSGLRAIYRKIRGDPEREERGSGLKLSLGHKDRKKLHEFEEKCVTAYFHDKSEGLHSSHINRIRATAERAEEMCMMVGEVSEKVIFIHDSLSELDSQLGRLQDLSALAVDTLTLLSASDSLHQEEARLAQCRVITSSLLILPHSLTLPHRGGADCDALNMRRVMPKSCKSTPPSLLKGYGPVANRLPFQESSTGAKGSRGGRQGHTEKGEVGAKQDPQTVPAQHPPENDLGVPKPASHSSFSHLYGGGVHLGRLRDQTPCESCGPSHFGSPLAPRGLESPHHKLLTCDPYLYRSQEEPSMEEEEEEGEGEEERTHEPLSNIEVSRGSSTAVLLSDPRQVSDGLVNPGFSQGDSQPSSRTRPSSQWGRPVKSSRWACLSRDRPYGYCRSLSSSVENITFSAAPQSQRSGSFPSLDKLISKESLSDGRSFRDDTSLRSSRSKEWSKSSDFTEDCRGKNQNKKTVKIQESTPSHLSETCWRRGRKFRGQSTCWSASTSLNQLNFEPMDLLQKQVFSHQDAWSSTHSAWNSWARSMSRRSSLQSGISLEAKSSSFQSTDNLYPHYSAMERNNLMRLAHTIPFTPVSILGKCFVYVSLMHLFPFTVSFIFPAGGEEVSVYSLEEGPSDADPDAGTVSSWSSRGLSALLKPLSSEEGSLDGGLRRGCRVLCTWAERDVLRPGLVYVVKAFRPEVVRAWQRHFHGSTALLLCLREIQQQRAAQKMMQVFNEVKPDDMHPSPRFLDVALVLWQSSGQWLTIERNMTGDFRKYNNNTGEEITPCCSLEEMLLAFSHWTYEYSNRELLVLDIQGVGEQLTDPTVIMSEDQSGSRDEMLFGPDNLGDDAISGFLQKHSCGACCRKLGLADLRKCLDGRKNSSEAEPTPRREEQEDDETRM, encoded by the exons ATG TCAGGAAAGTCTTGGATTGAGGAAACCTTCTtcaagagagagtgtgtgaagtTTATCCCTTCGTCTCGGGACCTGCATAG ATGTATTCCCGTATGTCAAGTATGCCAAAACTTGATCAG atgttgttgtggcCGCCTGATGGGAGAGCACTGTTGGCGAGAGTCCCTTCCCCCCATATCCCTCTATCCTGGGCCAGGACAGGACCTGGTAGAGGACTGGTCCATGGAGCAACACACCAAAGCCAGTCCCACAAATGCCTATGGGACCATAGACTTTCAGGACACTGCCACGCGTGTCTGCAGGGCCAAG TATGTCCGTGTGGCTGTGGACTCAAAGCCagatgtgctgctgcagctgatgCTGAGGGAGTGGCAGATGGAGAGACCCAAGCTGCTGCTGACTGTGCAGGGGGGTTCAGAAAACTTCACCCTGCCTCTCAAAGTCAAGCAGGCCTTCAGCAAAGGGCTGATCACCGCTGCGATCAGCACAGGAGCATGGATACTCACTGATGGCATTAACACAG GTGTGTCCAAGTATGTGGGCGAGGCGGTGAAAACATTTGGGGGCCACAACctgaggaagagaaacacagtgGGCATCAAACCATGGGGAGTCATTGACAACAACTCAGACCTTATAGGCCGAGAT GTTTTCAGACCCTACCAGCCCCTGGGAAACCCATTGAGCAAGCGAGCCTGTCTTAATGGTTTCCACTCGCACTTTCTGTTGGTGGATGATGGGACGCTGGGAAAACATGGCTGCCAGCAAGGCCTCAGGAGGAAGCTGGAGAAACACATCCAGCTACAGAAGATACACCCTc GGCTGAACCAAGGAGTgcctgtggtgtgtgtggtggtggagGGAGGCCCTGCCATTGTGTCCACAGTGTTGGACTATGTGAGCAATGTTCCCCCTGTGCCAGTGTTTGTGTTCGAGGGATCGGGCAGAGCTGCTGACCTGCTCGCCTTTTTGCACAAGCAGACTGCTAGTGACAG GCAGTTGGATGCTGACATCAAAGAGGACTTCCTTGTCAGGATCGGAGACGTGTTTGGAGTAGAGATGGCAGAAGCCTCTCAGCTCTACACTCTGCTCCTGCAGTGTATGGATCACAGACAGTCT ATAACCATCTTTGACTCGGAGTCAGACGACCATGCGGCACCTGATGCAGCCATTTTGACAACCAGTCTCAAAG GCACCAAGGCCAGCCCTGCAGAGCAGCTGAGTATGGCTCTGGCCTGGAACCGGGCTGACATAGCACAGAAGGAAGTTCTGGTGTACGGACAACATTGGCCA GTGGGTTCCTTGGAGCAGGCCATGCTGGATGCTCTGGTGATGGACCGGGTCAGTTTCGTCAAACTGCTGATTGACAATGGCATGACTATGAGTCGCTTCCTTACTGTGGATCGCCTCGAGGAGCTCTATAACACG CCGCAGGGGCAGACCGACCGTTTCTTGCATCATCTCGTTGAAGATGCCAAACAG actTCTCTTCCCATAGGTTACCGTCTCTCTGTCATTGACATGGGCCTGGTGATCGAGTACCTGATAGGAGACGCGTACCGCAGCACCTACACACGCAAACACTTCAGAGCTGCCTACAGCCGCCTGCAGGATAAA GAGGGCAGACGGGGCAGTTCCACCTCCCTTTCTAAACAGAGACGGGGATTTCCACAGATCTCTACAAAGGGCAGGACGGTCCAGGACCTGCATTTTTTCAGAACAGCGCAGCCATACAAACTCAAG GAGCAGGACGTTTCTCCTGGGAGCAGTCGAGAGGTCACGGCGAACCCAGGCCTTGTCGATGCTCCACTGCTGATAGCCTTCAACTTCAACGATGTGTTCGTGTGGGCTGTGCTTCATCAGCGTCAGCAGATGGCGCTGTTCCTGTGGCAGCACAGCGAAGAAGCGCTGGCCCGCGCTACAGTGGCCTGTAAGCTTTACCGCTCCATGGCCTTTGAAGCGAGGCATGGCAGTATGGACGACAACATCTCAGAGCGATTCAAGAAATACTCTCT TGAGTTTGGTCAGCTGGCGGTGGACGTGTTAGACTGTGCGTTTCGTCAGAACGAGCAGATGGCCATGAAGCTGTTGACATCAGAGATGGAGGCATGGAGCCACTTCACCTGTCTGCAGATGGCTGTCTCCTCATGTCACAGACCATTCGTCTCCCACTCCTGCACTCAGACACTGCTCACAGACCTCTGGACCGGTCCGCTCAACATGAGAAAAAACTCCTTTGTGAAG ATAATTCTGACCCTTCTTCTGCCGCCTGCCATATTGCTCCTGGAGTTCAAAAGCAAAGCTGAAATGTGCCACGTACCACAGTCCCATGAGGCAATGCTGTTTGGAGTCGAGTCTGTTGGGTCAGCACCAGCCCATGGGGGAACTGGTGTCACG GGCAGTCAGGATGCAGAGCAAGGCCTGCCGTTCCATAAAAAGTGCTTTGGTCCTGTGTCTGAAACGTTCTCCTCTATCTCTGTGAACTGTCTGTACTGGATCAAAAGACTCTATGAGTTCTACACGGCTCCTGTTGTCAAGTTCTGGTTTCACACA ATGTCCTACTTGGCCTTCCTCATGGTATTCTCCTACGTCATCCTGGTGAAAATGGAGGATCAGCCCAGTGTTCAGGAGTGGCTGGTCATAGCGTACATCTCGTCCACTGCAGTGGAGAAAACCAGAGAG GTCCTAATGTCTGAGCCGAGGAAGCTGAGCCAGAAGCTGAAGATCTGGTTCTCTGAGTACTGGAACATATCAGATTTTATtgccatcctcctcttcatggcTGGATTGGTACTGCGTTGGCATGCTAATCCGTACCGGACGGCAGGACGCATCAGCTACTGTCTGGACATCATCTTCTGGTTCGTCAGGGTGATGGACCTGCTGGCTGTCAATCAGCATGCAGGCCCTTACCTCACCATGATCACTAAGATG ACCAGAAACATGTTCTTCATCGTGGTGATGATGGCAATAGTGCTGCTGAGCTTCGGGGTGTCCAGGAAGGCCATCCTGTCGCCAAATGAGGAGCCGTCCTGGAGCCTTGCTCGAGACATTGTCTTCCAGCCCTACTGGATGATCTACGGAGAGGTCTACGCGTCGGAGATAGATC CTTGTGATGACGGTCATCCGTGTCCTCCTGCTTCCTTTCTCACGGCGTTCCTGCAGGCGGTCTACATGTTCTTCCAGTACATCATCATGGTCAACATTCtcattgcattttttaa CAACATCTACTTTGACATGGCATCAACGTCCAATAAGCTGTGGAAGTACAACCGTTATCGCTACATAATGACCTATCAGGACAGGCCGtggctgcctcctcctcttatCCTCctcagtcacatgacctcagGTTTGAGAGCCATCTACAGGAAAATTAGAGGAGACCCTGAACGAGAGGAAAGGGGCTCTGGACTGA AGCTCTCCCTGGGCCACAAGGATCGAAAGAAGCTCCATGAGTTTGAGGAGAAATGCGTAACGGCTTACTTCCATGACAAGAGTGAAGGTCTCCACAGCAGTCACATTAACAGGATCAGAGCCACAGCTGAGAG AGCTGAGGAGATGTGCATGATGGTGGGGGAGGTCTCGGAGAAGGTCATCTTTATTCATGACAGCCTGTCGGAGTTGGACTCTCAGCTGGGTCGGCTCCAGGACCTTTCTGCTCTGGCTGTGGACACTCTCACTCTGCTCTCTGCATCTGACAGCCTGCACCAGGAGGAGGCTCGCCTTGCTCAATGTCGAGTCATCACATCGTCCCTGCTTATCCTCCCTCACAGCTTGACCCTCCCACACAGAGGTGGAGCAGACTGTGATGCACTCAATATGCGCCGAGTGATGCCCAAGTCGTGTAAAAGTACCCCGCCTTCTTTGCTGAAGGGCTATGGCCCTGTGGCGAATAGACTGCCATTCCAGGAAAGCAGTACCGGAGCTAAGGGGAGCAGGGGAGGAAGACAAGGACACACTGAGAAGGGAGAGGTAGGAGCTAAGCAG GATCCACAGACTGTTCCTGCTCAACATCCACCTGAAAATGACCTGGGAGTTCCTAAACCTGCATCTCATTCTTCCTTCTCTCACCTCTACGGAGGCGGAGTTCATCTGGGTAGATTAAGGGATCAGACACCCTGTGAGTCATGCGGACCGTCCCACTTCGGGTCTCCTCTTGCTCCCAGAGGCCTGGAGTCACCGCATCATAAACTCTTGACATGTGACCCATACCTGTATCGCAGTCAAGAGGAACCTTCcatggaagaggaggaagaagagggagagggagaggaggaaaggacaCATGAACCACTCTCTAATATAGAAGTATCCAGGGGATCTAGCACTGCTGTCCTTCTGTCCGACCCACGACAGGTCTCTGATGGTTTGGTAAATCCCGGCTTTTCTCAGGGCGATAGCCAACCGAGTTCTCGGACCAGACCTTCCAGCCAGTGGGGCAGACCCGTGAAATCTTCCAGGTGGGCGTGTCTGTCCAGAGACCGTCCCTACGGCTACTGCAGGTCTCTGTCTTCCAGCGTGGAGAACATTACTTTCTCAGCTGCACCTCAGAGTCAAAGGAGTGGATCATTCCCTTCTCTAGACAAACTGATCAGCAAAGAGAGTCTGTCTGATGGGAGGAGTTTTAGGGATGACACATCACTACGGAGCAGCAGGAGCAAAG AGTGGTCCAAGTCCTCTGACTTCACTGAAGACTGCAGAGGCAAAAACCAGAACAAGAAGACAGTGAAGATACAAGAGAGCACTCCT TCCCATTTGTCTGAGACCTGCTGGAGAAGGGGCCGAAAATTTAGAGGACAATCTACATGTTGGTCGGCTTCAACCAGCCTCAATCAGCTCA ATTTTGAACCAATGGATCTGTTGCAGAAGCAAGTCTTTTCCCATCAG GATGCATGGAGCTCAACCCATTCAGCCTGGAACAGCTGGGCCAGATCCATGAGCCGCAGGTCTTC TTTACAGAGCGGGATTTCCCTTGAAG CAAAGAGCTCCTCATTCCAGTCCACTGACAATTTGTATCCACACTATTCAG CTATGGAGAGAAACAATCTGATGAGATTGGCTCACACCATTCCCTTCACTCCTGTCTCTATTCTAGgtaagtgttttgtttatgtctCTTTAATGCATCTCTTTCCATTCACTGTTTCTTTTATATTCCCTGCAGGAGGTGAAGAGGTGAGTGTCTACTCTCTGGAGGAAGGGCCCTCTGATGCTGACCCTGATGCTGGCACAGTCTCGTCCTGGTCGTCACGGGGCCTGTCCGCCCTTCTGAAGCCCCTCTCCAGTGAAGAGGGCTCTCTGGACGGGGGTCTCCGGCGGGGCTGCAGGGTGCTTTGCACCTGGGCTGAACGTGACGTCCTCAGACCCGGTCTGGTATACGTTGTCAAAGCCTTCAGGCCGGAGGTTGTTCGTGCTTGGCAGAGGCACTTCCATGGTAGTACAGCGCTCCTGCTTTGTTTAAGG GAGAtccagcagcagagagcagcccAGAAGATGATGCAAGTGTTCAACGAGGTCAAACCTGATGACATGCACCCCTCACCAAG ATTCCTAGATGTAGCACTGGTCCTCTGGCAATCCAGTGGCCAGTGGCTGACTATTGAGAGGAACATGACCGGTGACTTCAGGaagtacaacaacaacacaggagAGGAGATCACCCCCTGCTGTTCACTGGAAGAAATGCTGCTGGCCTTCTCACACTGGACATACGAGTACTCTAACAGAGAGCTTCTGGTGCTCGATATACAAG GAGTAGGAGAGCAGCTGACGGACCCGACAGTCATTATGTCGGAGGATCAAAG TGGGAGCAGGGATGAGATGCTTTTTGGTCCAGATAACCTCGGCGATGATGCCATCAGCGGTTTCCTGCAGAAACACTCTTGCGGTGCCTGCTGCCGCAAACTGGGACTTGCAG ATTTAAGGAAGTGTTTGGACGGCCGCAAGAACAGCAGCGAGGCTGAGCCGACGCCGCGGAGGGAAGAGCAAGAGGACGATGAAACCAGGATGTAA